ACTGGTTACTTGCTTCCGCATTACTGGTCATATCTACGATTGGTTTTGCAGGTGGCAATACCTTTTACGATGCCATGCTGCCGGATCTGGTACCTGTGGAACGAAGAGACATGGTATCTTCCAAAGGTTATGCCTATGGTTATATTGGCGGAGGTTTGCTATTTGCGGTGAACATGCTGATGATTCAGCAACCGGGCTGGTTCGGGATGAGCAGTACACTGGCAGGCACAAGACTTGCCTTTATCTCCGTATCACTGTGGTGGTTATTGTTCTCGATACCGATCTTTCGCCATGCTCCGAGACGGCCTGCATCATCGGATTTGCCGGGCACGTGGAAAGGGTATGCTGCGGTGGGAGTGCGCAGGCTGCAGCATACCTTTCGTCATATGCGGCGTTTTCCCCAGTTAATCCGCATGCTGGTGGCTTTCTGGTTTTTTAATGACGGCATTAATACCATCATTCTGATGGCTACAATCTATGGCACAAGTATAGGTATAGGCACAGCCGACCTGATGCTCGCGCTACTGTTAACCCAGTTTATCGGGTTCCCATGCACATTGTTACTGGGAGCCTGGGCACAGCGTTGGGGAGCCAAGCAGGTGTTAATCGTTAGCTTATCGGTCTACATATGTATCGTCATTCTCGGTTATTTCATGACACAAGCGACTCACTTCTATCTGCTCGCCGGGTTGGTTGGTGTCGTGCAGGGGGTGAGTCAGTCCACAGCCCGTTCCCTGTTTAGCAATCTGATGCCAGTTGGCAGAACAGGAGAGTACTTTGGATTTGTGAATATTACAGGCAAATTCTCTTCAATCTTCGGTCCATTTGTGTTTGGTTATGTTGGGCAAATATCAGGTTCCACTCGTTGGGGAATTCTGTCCCTCATTTTCTTTTTCGTCGCGGGAATTGTTGTATTGTTAACCGTGAACGTACAGAAGGGAATGCAGGATGCTACACGGGGAGATCGGGAAGAAGAACGAAATGGGAGCATCGGAACTATGCTGGAAAAAGTTCAAATGTAAGGTTTATTGGGTGGTTATTCATTGGTTTGCGTATAAAGTTTTGCAACGGATTATTCGTGGCTTCAGGCATTGTTCTTCGCAGAACATGTCTAAAGCTTATTCGCATTTGTGCATCTTGATCAAGATGAATCAGGATGAAGTGCTGAAACGACAGACAGCAGAATACCATGAAAGAGTAAGAATTTATGAAAAGGTGAAAATAAAAGATTGACATGATACATTTTGTATCATAGAGTAAAACTATGAATACATACTGTATCTGAGAGTTGTCGAATACAACCATGTGTTTTGCTTCATTCCCGGGTAAGCTTCCGCCGGAACATTGCAAAATACTGACCAATAGCGTGCATATTACTCGTTTTGCCAAACACAAAGGTAGAGTCTGGTCTATCCCGGCTACATATATTTATACTAATGAACAGAGGAGAGGCTGCCATTGATCGACGCTCAAGGTAACGGACTTGTTTTCTTACTATGTGTTCCCCGCAGTGGTAGTTCCTTATCCACCGTAATGCTGCAAAATCACAGGCGCATATTTGCCACCCAGGAAATGTGGTTTCTGATGAATCTTGTCGATTTGCCCAAGGGTGGTTCACTCGCTTATGGTGGTAGCTCCATCATTCGTCAGTTCTACAATGCCATGGTACCCGAGGATGTCTTCGAAAAGGCATGCCGAA
The window above is part of the Paenibacillus sp. 1781tsa1 genome. Proteins encoded here:
- a CDS encoding MFS transporter, with product MNKKAIKAWIMYDWANSAYATTVLAAVLPVFYASVAAVTLDADTAASYLAYTHSIGMLCVALLTPLLGTLADMSGRKGDFLRVFAIIGVLATLGFSAIGEGDWLLASALLVISTIGFAGGNTFYDAMLPDLVPVERRDMVSSKGYAYGYIGGGLLFAVNMLMIQQPGWFGMSSTLAGTRLAFISVSLWWLLFSIPIFRHAPRRPASSDLPGTWKGYAAVGVRRLQHTFRHMRRFPQLIRMLVAFWFFNDGINTIILMATIYGTSIGIGTADLMLALLLTQFIGFPCTLLLGAWAQRWGAKQVLIVSLSVYICIVILGYFMTQATHFYLLAGLVGVVQGVSQSTARSLFSNLMPVGRTGEYFGFVNITGKFSSIFGPFVFGYVGQISGSTRWGILSLIFFFVAGIVVLLTVNVQKGMQDATRGDREEERNGSIGTMLEKVQM